The nucleotide window TTTTCTACTGATAATCTTCATCATATCTTGAAAAGGTAAAATCTTATTCTCTTTATCTAATAAAACTACTTCACCATCCAAAACAAAATCACCATTAATCTCACTAAAATATTCAGCAATCTCAAAAAGATTATTGGTAATATCTTTTAAATGGCGAGAAAAGATTTTTACCTCTTTATCTTTTTTATGAAGGAAAATTCTAATACCATCTATCTTATATTCGCAGGCTAATTTCTCTTTAGGAAGTTCATCAACCGAATAGATAATACCAGCAAGCATCGGTGAAAAAGGTTGAAATATCTCAAAATCCGTTTTTTCTATATAATTTTTCCCTTCCTTAAAAATTCCCTCTATCACCTGTAAGAAATCTCCCTTTTTCAAGATTATCTCATCAAGAATATCTTCTGAGATTTGAAAGGTTTTAGCAATTGCCTTCTTAATTATTCCTTTATTAGCACCAATCTTTATTTCGCCAATTAAAAAATTTACCAAATATTCCCTTTCTTTATCATCCAATTTTCTAAAGAGATAATACAAGATATTTAACTTCCGATATAAAGAATCGCTACCTTTTATTTTCTTTAACTCTTTTAAAATTTTATCAATCTCGGAAACTTCAACACTTTCATTACCTTCTTTTAAAACAAGTAAATTTTTTAAACTTTGATAACCAAGTCCAACTTTTCCATAGGGATTTTCACCGATTAATAAGGCAACAACCACTTTCCCCTCTTCCTTATCTACTCTTTTTAAAAAAGAAGAAAGCAAAGAAACCTTCTCATTAATACTACTTATCCCTTTCAATCTTTCTGCCAACAAAACAACTTCTTTAAGTTTCATCTATTAAAAATAAAATAATTTCTCCTTTTTGTCAAGTTTGATTTCCTATTTTTTTATTGTATAATTTTTAATGAGAAATAAATTTCTTT belongs to candidate division WOR-3 bacterium and includes:
- a CDS encoding ATP-dependent DNA ligase, encoding MKLKEVVLLAERLKGISSINEKVSLLSSFLKRVDKEEGKVVVALLIGENPYGKVGLGYQSLKNLLVLKEGNESVEVSEIDKILKELKKIKGSDSLYRKLNILYYLFRKLDDKEREYLVNFLIGEIKIGANKGIIKKAIAKTFQISEDILDEIILKKGDFLQVIEGIFKEGKNYIEKTDFEIFQPFSPMLAGIIYSVDELPKEKLACEYKIDGIRIFLHKKDKEVKIFSRHLKDITNNLFEIAEYFSEINGDFVLDGEVVLLDKENKILPFQDMMKIISRKERERFENIRPFFFDILYKNGEKLFGIPNKERWQILSKTIPNNLLIERIETDDKDKIKRFYEESIKRGNEGIMIKKLDSPYFIGSRKKYWLKLKNFYPLDLVILEAEWGHGRRKGWLSNFLLGCLNRERNGFLPLGKTFKGLSDKEFTEITKILLTKKIEDKEWGIIVRPEIVVEVFFSEIEKSPFYESGYALRFARINRIRYDKNPYEIATIDEIIRIFEEERKKKGEIDIFY